One stretch of Verrucomicrobiia bacterium DNA includes these proteins:
- the lpxB gene encoding lipid-A-disaccharide synthase, with protein MPDSPSIMVIAGETSGDILAAELITALHHHARDNHQPPPRCFGAGGPRLAAAGVELAVDMTQHAVVGLWEVARHYWKFRQIFHHLLQLAAARRPNVILCVDFSGFNRRFAHAVKALARRLPDASWHPRLVQMVSPQVWASRPGRAKSLERDFDLLLSIFPFEKAWYAQHAPRLRVEFVGHPLFDRHPPPPPTPPAGPPRVLLLPGSRTAELKRHLPPLLGAWALIQQKVPAASAVMVLPDDRLRALALAHGAAPAVSVQVGGLANHLRQASVALACTGTVTMECAYFGVPTVTLYITSWLTYEVARRLVTVPSLTMPNLLAGSPIFPEFIQYQATPKALAQAALGFLEHPGHAAAVRAQLRTLMAQLGGPGAAARAARLVADLLPPPQDPPPAPTRS; from the coding sequence ATGCCCGACTCCCCTTCCATCATGGTGATTGCCGGCGAAACCAGCGGCGACATCCTCGCCGCCGAACTCATCACCGCCCTCCACCACCACGCCCGCGACAACCACCAGCCGCCACCCCGCTGCTTCGGCGCCGGCGGCCCACGCCTCGCCGCCGCCGGCGTCGAGTTGGCCGTGGACATGACCCAGCACGCCGTCGTGGGGCTTTGGGAGGTGGCCAGGCACTACTGGAAATTCCGCCAGATTTTTCATCATCTCCTCCAGCTCGCCGCCGCCCGCCGCCCCAACGTCATCCTCTGCGTGGATTTCTCCGGCTTCAACCGCCGCTTTGCCCACGCCGTCAAGGCCCTCGCCCGCCGGTTGCCCGACGCCTCATGGCACCCCCGCCTCGTCCAGATGGTCTCCCCCCAGGTCTGGGCCTCTCGCCCCGGCCGCGCCAAATCCCTCGAACGCGACTTCGACCTGCTCCTCAGCATCTTTCCCTTCGAAAAAGCCTGGTACGCCCAGCACGCCCCCCGCCTCCGCGTCGAATTTGTCGGCCATCCCCTCTTCGACCGCCATCCCCCGCCCCCTCCCACCCCACCCGCTGGCCCGCCCCGCGTCCTCCTGCTGCCCGGCAGCCGCACCGCCGAGCTGAAACGCCACCTCCCCCCGCTCCTGGGCGCCTGGGCCCTCATCCAACAAAAAGTGCCCGCCGCCTCGGCCGTCATGGTCCTCCCCGATGACCGCCTCCGCGCCCTCGCCCTCGCCCACGGCGCCGCGCCGGCCGTCTCCGTCCAGGTGGGCGGCCTTGCCAACCACTTGCGCCAGGCCTCCGTGGCCCTCGCCTGCACCGGCACCGTCACCATGGAATGTGCCTACTTCGGCGTCCCCACCGTCACCCTCTACATCACCTCCTGGCTCACTTACGAAGTGGCCCGCCGCCTCGTCACCGTCCCCTCCCTCACCATGCCCAACCTCCTCGCCGGCTCCCCCATCTTCCCCGAGTTCATCCAATACCAGGCCACCCCCAAGGCCCTCGCCCAGGCCGCCCTCGGCTTCCTCGAACACCCCGGACACGCCGCCGCCGTCCGCGCCCAACTGCGCACCCTGATGGCCCAACTGGGCGGTCCAGGCGCCGCCGCCCGCGCCGCCCGCCTCGTGGCCGACCTCCTGCCCCCACCCCAGGACCCGCCGCCCGCCCCCACGCGCTCCTGA
- the recA gene encoding recombinase RecA, whose protein sequence is MENAIATITKAYGDGAIMRLGEARADRQIEVIPTGALAMDLALGVGGIPRGRVVEIFGPESSGKTTLMLHVIANAQKAGGQAAFIDAEHALDPAYAKRLGVNLDELLVSQPDSGEEALSICETLARSNALDVIVVDSVAALVPKAELEGEMGMATMGMQARLMSQALRKLTAILAKARTTCVFTNQIREKVGVMFGNPETTPGGKALKFYASVRIDIRRRDSIKDAAGNVVGNHVKVKIVKNKVAPPFAEAEFDILFNQGINREGSILDVAVEHGVVDKKGAWLQFGGELIGQGREAAERALRENPALAQKIVEAIMAKRAQAQAAAEGGGKS, encoded by the coding sequence CTGGAGAACGCGATAGCCACGATCACCAAGGCGTATGGGGATGGGGCGATCATGCGGCTGGGGGAGGCGCGGGCGGATCGGCAGATTGAGGTGATTCCCACGGGGGCGCTGGCGATGGATCTGGCGCTGGGCGTGGGGGGCATTCCGCGGGGGCGGGTGGTGGAGATTTTTGGGCCGGAGTCGTCGGGGAAGACGACGTTGATGCTGCACGTGATAGCCAACGCGCAGAAGGCGGGGGGGCAGGCGGCGTTTATTGACGCGGAGCATGCGCTGGATCCGGCGTATGCCAAGCGGCTGGGGGTGAATCTGGATGAGCTGCTGGTGTCGCAGCCGGACAGCGGGGAGGAGGCGCTGAGCATTTGCGAGACGCTGGCCCGGTCGAATGCGCTGGATGTGATTGTGGTGGACTCGGTGGCGGCGCTGGTGCCCAAGGCGGAGCTGGAGGGGGAGATGGGGATGGCCACGATGGGGATGCAGGCGCGGTTGATGAGCCAGGCGCTGCGGAAATTGACGGCGATTCTGGCGAAGGCCCGGACGACGTGCGTGTTCACCAATCAAATACGGGAGAAGGTGGGGGTGATGTTTGGGAACCCGGAGACGACGCCCGGGGGCAAGGCGCTGAAGTTTTACGCCAGTGTGCGGATTGACATCCGGCGCCGCGACAGCATCAAGGACGCCGCGGGGAATGTGGTGGGCAATCATGTGAAGGTGAAGATTGTGAAGAACAAGGTGGCGCCGCCGTTTGCGGAGGCGGAGTTTGACATTCTTTTCAATCAGGGGATCAACCGGGAGGGGAGCATTTTGGATGTGGCGGTGGAGCATGGGGTGGTGGACAAGAAGGGGGCGTGGCTGCAGTTTGGGGGCGAGCTGATCGGGCAGGGCCGGGAGGCGGCGGAGCGGGCTCTGCGGGAGAATCCGGCGCTGGCGCAGAAGATCGTGGAGGCCATCATGGCGAAGCGCGCGCAGGCGCAGGCGGCCGCGGAGGGGGGCGGCAAGAGCTAG